The following coding sequences lie in one Sorghum bicolor cultivar BTx623 chromosome 6, Sorghum_bicolor_NCBIv3, whole genome shotgun sequence genomic window:
- the LOC8066852 gene encoding uncharacterized protein LOC8066852: MAEPTLADLLKEIKTMSAEISALKTDIASIKEKASTDESSENRRPEGHREQDFHPKHKKWDFPHFDGTTDPMLFLNKCEAYFRQHRTMAEERVRMASYHLDDAAQLWFIQLQDDEGTPMWVNFKDLLNLRFGPPLRSAPMFELAECRRTRTVEEYANRFQALLPRAGRLDEAQRVQLFTGGLRPPLSSTVRLHNPDSLAAAISLARQVELMELEHPAPVPSRAPPRGLSAPAARAALPPPPPLLALPAPPAAAQQGHAEGNQRRLTPEEMAERRRQGLCFNYNEKFSRGHNRFCKRLFFLEGMEIDDAQAEETDAAADAVAQEAPIFSLHAVVGVSVGRTMQVRVRVGSTPLIALLDTGSTHNFIAETAAARSGLPIQSQPRLTAMVANGEKVPCLGVIKHAPIAIHDSVFAVDLFVMPLAGHDLVLGTQWMATLGRLVWDFVDGSVTFQHQGSTVRWPGVAPTSTLETCATTSSAPLLDALLAEFVDIFAEPHGMPPQRARDHAINLKAGAQPVAVRPYRYPAAHKDELEKQCATMLQQGIIRRSDSAFSSPVLLVKKADGGWRFCIDYRALNALTVKDAFPIPMVDELLDELHGARFFTKLDLRSGYHQVRMLPADVHKTAFRTHNGLYEFLVMPFGLCNAPATFQALMNDVLRPFLRRFVLVFFDDILIYSETWADHLRHLRAVFFELRRHRLFIKRSKCAFGEATVAYLGHVISAEGVAMDPTKGFQKVQAIRDWPVPRSVRALRGFLGLAGYYRKFVLNYGAVAAPLTALLKKDGFTWTDAAAYAFDALKAAVTSAPVLAMPDFAKPFTVECDASTHGFGAVLIQDGHPIAFFTRPVAPRHRALAAYERELIGLVHAVRHWRPYLWGRRFVVKTDHYSFKYLLDQRLLTIPQHHWVGKLLGFDFSVEYKPDVTNTVADALSRRDTEEETAGAVLALSAPRFDFITRLRQANAGDPAMVALREDISSGARSMPWSVVDGMVQYSGHLYIPPGSPLLQELVLAVHEDGREGVQRTLHRLRRDFHFPNMKHVVQELIRVCVVCQRYKSEHLQPAGLLLPLPVPQGIWTDIALDFVEALPRVRGKPVILTVVDRFSKYCHFVPLAHPYTAESAAEAFFADIVCLHGVPQSMVSDRDPVFTSAFWRELMRLTGTKLQMTTAFHPQSDGQSEAANRAQAVQKRFYDAGHRPVTYEVGDWALLRLRQRAASSLQQRTKGKLKPRFYGPYQVVELINEVAVRLALPPNARLHDVFHVGLLKKFQGPPPTAPPPLPQVHHGAIAPEPERAVRYRLARGIRQVLIKWKGESAASSTWEDVDTFLVKHPTFQLEDELNLDGGGDVRRARERVEREPGRDALGE, from the exons ATGGCCGAACCAACCCTCGCCGATCTCCTCAAGGAGATCAAGACCATGTCGGCCGAGATCTCAGCGCTGAAGACCGACATCGCCTCCATCAAAGAGAAGGCCTCGACGGACGAAAGCAGCGAGAACCGCCGCCCTGAAGGACACCGCGAGCAAGATTTCCACCCGAAGCATAAGAAGTGGGACTTTCCCCACTTCGACGGCACGACCGACCCGATGCTATTCCTCAACAAATGCGAGGCCTACTTCCGCCAACATCGCACCATGGCAGAAGAGCGCGTGCGCATGGCGTCCTACCATCTGGACGACGCTGCGCAGCTGTGGTTCATCCAACTACAAGACGATGAGGGCACGCCAATGTGGGTTAACTTCAAGGATCTCCTCAATTTGCGGTTCGGCCCTCCACTCCGTTCCGCCCCAATGTTTGAGCTCGCGGAGTGCCGCCGCACAAGAACCGTGGAGGAGTATGCTAACCGGTTCCAGGCCCTCCTACCTCGCGCCGGCAGACTCGACGAAGCGCAGCGGGTGCAGCTCTTTACTGGCGGGCTCCGACCACCGCTAAGCAGCACCGTCCGCCTCCACAACCCGgactccctcgccgccgccatcAGCTTGGCTCGCCAGGTTGAGTTGATGGAGCTGGAGCATCCGGCGCCTGTTCCATCAAGGGCGCCCCCGCGCGGCCTGTCGGCGCCTGCGGCCAGGGCCGCcctgccaccgccgccgccgctcttgGCCCTACCAGCGCCGCCCGCGGCTGCACAACAGGGCCACGCCGAGGGCAACCAGCGCCGTCTGACACCCGAGGAGATGGCCGAGCGCCGACGCCAAGGGTTGTGCTTCAACTACAATGAGAAGTTCTCCCGCGGCCACAACCGATTCTGTAAGCGTCTGTTCTTCCTCGAAGGCATGGAGATTGACGACGCCCAGGCGGAAGAGACCGATGCAGCCGCAGACGCAGTGGCGCAGGAGGCGCCGATATTTTCTCTGCACGCCGTTGTTGGCGTGTCTGTGGGCAGGACCATGCAGGTCCGTGTCCGAGTGGGCTCAACTCCACTCATTGCCCTGCTCGACACAGGCAGCACCCACAACTTCATTGCCGAGACAGCAGCAGCGCGGTCTGGCCTTCCCATCCAGTCCCAACCGCGCCTCACTGCCATGGTGGCCAATGGCGAGAAGGTGCCGTGCCTAGGCGTCATCAAGCATGCCCCAATTGCGATCCACGACTCCGTTTTCGCCGTCGACCTCTTTGTTATGCCCCTTGCAGGCCACGACTTGGTGCTGGGGACGCAGTGGATGGCCACGCTGGGCCGCCTGGTGTGGGACTTCGTAGATGGCTCCGTCACCTTCCAGCATCAGGGCAGCACCGTCCGTTGGCCCGGGGTGGCGCCCACGAGTACACTGGAGACCTGCGCCACGACGTCCAGCGCGCCCCTCCTCGATGCACTACTGGCGGAGTTCGTCGACATCTTCGCCGAGCCCCACGGCATGCCTCCCCAGCGCGCCCGCGATCACGCCATCAACCTCAAGGCCGGCGCACAGCCAGTAGCGGTCCGGCCCTACCGGTACCCTGCTGCCCACAAGGACGAATTGGAGAAGCAATGCGCGACCATGTTGCAACAAGGCATTATTCGGCGCAGCGACTCCGCTTTCTCGTCCCCGGTGCTTCTCGTCAAGAAGGCGGACGGCGGGTGGCGTTTCTGCATCGACTACAGGGCCTTGAACGCCCTCACCGTCAAGGACGCCTTCCCGATCCCTATGGTCGACGAGTTGCTGGACGAGCTGCATGGCGCCCGCTTCTTCACCAAGCTCGACTTGCGATCCGGATATCACCAAGTACGCATGCTGCCCGCCGACGTCCACAAGACGGCGTTCCGGACCCACAATGGACTCTATGAGTTCCTCGTCATGCCGTTCGGTCTCTGCAATGCTCCGGCCACATTCCAGGCGTTGATGAACGATGTTCTCCGGCCGTTCCTCCGACGGTTCGTGCTTGTCTTTTTTGACGACATCCTTATTTACAGTGAGACGTGGGCCGATCACCTTCGCCACCTGCGTGCTGTCTTCTTCGAGCTGCGGCGCCATCGGCTTTTCATCAAACGCAGCAAGTGTGCGTTCGGCGAGGCCACGGTAGCCTACCTGGGCCATGTGATTTCAGCGGAGGGCGTCGCGATGGACCCGACgaag ggctttcagaagGTGCAGGCCATTCGCGACTGGCCTGTGCCTCGGTCGGTCCGCGCACTGCGCGGCTTCCTCGGCCTTGCCGGCTACTACCGCAAATTCGTCCTCAACTACGGCGCGGTCGCCGCCCCACTCACCGCCCTACTCAAGAAGGACGGTTTCACCTGGACCGACGCCGCGGCCTACGCCTTCGACGCTCTCAAGGCCGCGGTCACCTCGGCCCCCGTCCTCGCCATGCCGGACTTCGCCAAGCCGTTTACAGTGGAGTGTGACGCATCGACCCATGGCTTTGGAGCTGTTCTGATCCAGGATGGGCATCCCATTGCGTTTTTCACCAGACCGGTCGCACCACGCCACCGTGCCCTCGCCGCCTACGAACGGGAGCTCATCGGCCTCGTCCACGCAGTACGTCACTGGCGGCCGTACCTGTGGGGGCGTCGTTTCGTTGTGAAGACCGACCACTACAGCTTCAAATATCTGCTCGACCAGAGGCTCTTGACGATCCCGCAACACCATTGGGTGGGCAAGCTCCTCGGGTTCGATTTCTCCGTCGAGTACAAACCGGATGTGACAAACACGGTCGCCGACGCGCTGTCCCGCCGTGATACAGAAGAGGAGACAGCAGGCGCGGTGCTGGCACTCTCGGCTCCCCGTTTTGACTTCATCACACGGCTTCGCCAGGCCAATGCGGGAGACCCGGCCATGGTCGCTCTTCGGGAAGACATCAGCAGTGGCGCCCGCAGCATGCCCTGGTCCGTGGTGGACGGCATGGTGCAGTACAGCGGCCACCTGTACATTCCCCCAGGCTCGCCGTTGCTGCAGGAACTTGTGCTGGCAGTGCACGAGGACGGACGTGAGGGTGTCCAACGCACTTTACACCGCCTCCGCCGCGACTTCCATTTTCCTAACATGAAACATGTTGTGCAGGAGCTTATTCGAGTCTGCGTTGTCTGCCAACGGTATAAATCAGAGCACCTGCAACCCGCCGGGCTCCTGCTGCCCCTCCCGGTGCCGCAAGGCATTTGGACGGACATCGCCCTGGACTTCGTCGAGGCTCTACCCCGCGTCCGTGGCAAGCCGGTAATCCTGACGGTGGTCGATCGTTTCAGCAAGTACTGCCACTTTGTCCCATTGGCACACCCGTACACTGCGGAGTCCGCCGCCGAAGCGTTCTTCGCCGACATTGTTTGCCTCCACGGCGTTCCCCAGTCCATGGTGTCTGACCGTGACCCAGTTTTCACCTCGGCGTTCTGGCGTGAACTCATGCGCTTGACAGGCACCAAACTGCAGATGACAACGGCCTTCCACCCTCAGTCGGACGGCCAATCTGAAGCTGCTAACCGA GCCCAGGCGGTCCAGAAGCGCTTCTACGACGCTGGTCATCGTCCAGTGACCTATGAGGTGGGCGACTGGGCCCTTCTGCGCCTTCGCCAGCGTGCGGCCTCCTCCCTGCAGCAGCGAACGAAGGGCAAGCTTAAGCCGCGCTTCTATGGGCCCTACCAAGTCGTGGAGCTCATCAACGAGGTCGCTGTTCGCCTCGCCCTGCCGCCCAACGCGCGCCTTCACGATGTTTTTCATGTCGGCCTGCTCAAGAAGTTCCAAGGGCCACCTCCGACAGCACCTCCGCCTCTACCGCAGGTGCACCATGGCGCCATTGCACCTGAACCAGAGCGCGCGGTGCGCTATCGCCTGGCCAGAGGCATCCGTCAGGTGCTGATCAAGTGGAAAGGCGAGTCTGCAGCCTCGTCCACATGGGAAGACGTCGACACATTCCTCGTCAAGCACCCTAccttccagctcgaggacgagctgaacCTCGACGGGGGGGGGGACGTTCGTCGCGCGCGTGAACGCGTGGAGCGCGAGCCTGGGCGTGATGCCCTAGGTGAATAA
- the LOC8074758 gene encoding S-locus-specific glycoprotein S13, which yields MAYLPIFIFLFMVVLCQSDDRLTPAKPLLPSEVLISDGGVFALGFFSLKNSSSSYVGIWYNNIPGRTYVWIANRDNPITTNLPGKLVFTNSSDLVLLDSTGRTIWMTTNNSTTGGGETASILLDSGNLVIRSPNGTDIWQSFNYPTDTVVPNVNFSLSVAYGATRLVAWKGPDDPSSSDFSLGGDPSSDLQIVAWNGTQPYWRRAAWGGELVHGIFQNNTSFTMYQTIVNTGNGYYLQLTVPDGSPSIRLTLDF from the coding sequence ATGGCTTACCTCCCCATTTTCATCTTCCTGTTCATGGTTGTCTTGTGCCAATCCGATGACAGGCTAACACCTGCAAAGCCACTCTTGCCCAGCGAGGTGCTCATCTCAGACGGTGGTGTCTTTGCTCttggcttcttctccctgaaGAACTCTTCAAGCTCTTATGTCGGAATATGGTACAACAACATCCCTGGGCGCACATACGTGTGGATTGCCAACCGCGACAACCCAATTACCACCAATTTGCCTGGGAAGCTAGTTTTTACCAACAGTTCTGACCTTGTCTTGTTAGACTCCACAGGCCGCACGATCTGGATGACGACAAACAACAGCACCACAGGAGGCGGTGAAACTGCTTCCATCCTGCTCGACTCGGGGAACTTGGTTATCCGGTCGCCAAATGGCACTGACATATGGCAGAGCTTCAATTACCCGACTGACACAGTTGTCCCCAATGTAAATTTTTCACTGAGCGTAGCTTATGGTGCTACACGCCTTGTTGCCTGGAAGGGGCCTGATGACCCATCCAGCAGTGATTTCTCCTTGGGTGGCGACCCTAGCTCAGATCTCCAGATTGTCGCTTGGAATGGGACACAGCCGTACTGGAGAAGAGCCGCATGGGGTGGTGAATTGGTACATGGCATATTCCAAAACAACACAAGTTTCACGATGTACCAAACAATTGTCAATACAGGAAACGGGTACTATCTGCAACTGACTGTGCCTGATGGCTCACCTAGCATACGCTTAACTTTGGATTTCTAA
- the LOC8074759 gene encoding coiled-coil domain-containing protein 130: protein MSSLAAARADNFYYPPEWSPKKGGLNKFHGQHALRERARKLDQGILIIRFEMPFNIWCGGCNSMIAKGVRFNAEKKQVGNYYSTKIWSFTMKSPCCKHEIVIQTDPKNTEYVIISGAQKKTEDFDVEDAETLLLPADEDRDKLADPMYRLEHQEEDLRKKKEAEPVLVRLQRLSDSRHSDDYALNRALRDRLRSQKKRVAEEKKSARKMGLGVRLLPPSAADAAAAASVKFASRFEKNRKDKRAAIKAASIFPESSSSASNCKLDLVLKRRNIKAGAATTLMAGRVKPSSWQSASSASSRTRMPVLAARK, encoded by the exons ATG TCGTCGCTCGCTGCGGCGAGAGCGGATAACTTCTACTACCCGCCGGAATGGAGCCCCAAGAAG GGTGGGTTGAACAAGTTCCATGGACAGCATGCGCTCAGGGAGCGGGCGAGGAAGCTCGACCAGGGCATCCTGATTATAAG ATTTGAGATGCCTTTTAACATTTGGTGTGGTGGATGCAATTCCATGATAGCGAAGGGAGTAAGATTTAATGCTGAGAAGAAACAAGTTGGAAATTATTACTCTACCAAG ATATGGAGCTTCACCATGAAATCACCCTGCTGCAAGCATGAAATTGTCATACAGACAGACCCAAAGAATACTGAATATGTCATAATCAGTGGGGCCCAAAAGAaaacagaagattttgatgttgAGGACGCAGAGACATTGCTGCTGCCAGCAGATGAAG ATCGAGACAAGCTTGCGGATCCTATGTATCGGCTTGAACACCAGGAAGAGGATCTTCGGAAGAAAAAAGAAGCTGAGCCAGTTTTAGTTCGCCTTCAACGACTCTCTGACAGCCGTCACTCTGATGATTATGCTCTGAACAGAGCACTGCGCGACCGTCTTAGG AGCcaaaaaaagagagttgctgaaGAGAAGAAGTCCGCGAGAAAGATGGGCCTCGGAGTGCGGCTCTTGCCTCCCTCTGCAGCTGATGCCGCCGCGGCGGCTTCAGTGAagtttgcatcaagatttgagaAGAACAGAAAGGACAAGAGAGCAGCTATCAAAGCTGCTTCCATCTTCCCTGAGTCATCGAGCTCAGCATCAAATTGTAAACTCGACCTCGTGCTGAAGAGGCGGAACATAAAAGCTGGCGCGGCCACCACACTGATGGCAGGCAGGGTGAAGCCATCCTCCTGGCAGAGCGCCAGTTCCGCGAGCTCAAGGACCCGGATGCCGGTTCTGGCAGCGCGCAAGTAG
- the LOC8066853 gene encoding receptor-like protein kinase FERONIA, which produces MAHPTLSATLRCLTLLCILALAVAADNNTIGSGQIRLDCGATSPTGPDADGRSWDSDTNSKFAPALKGIAATASYQDSSLPSATPYMTARIFTSNYTYSFPVSPGCMFVRLYFYPTNYVSNHAAADAYFGVTAGNLTLLYDFNASQTAAAVTPVSVAFFVREYYINVTEGSLNLTFSPSTHHNGSYAFINGIEIVPTPDLFTTPKPTLVNGGNMDLAGTGFQTMYRLNVGGQAIPPQGDVDFYRSWGDDSFYIYASDYGVTFGKDNNLTITYTPSVPNYTAPFNVYATARSMGPNAQINLNHNLTWILPVDAGFYYLLRFHFCEIQYPITKVNQRSFFIYINNQTAQQQMDVIAFSGGIGNTVYRDYVTITAGSGQTDLWVALHPDLSTRPEYFDAILNGLEVFKLQNYGNNSLNGLNPPLPSVETNNGKSSGRNKSSVPAIVGGAVGGFAALLIAFIGVCIICRRKEVAKESGKPDDGQWTPLTDYSKSRSNTSGKTTTTGSRTSTLPSNLCRHFSFGEIQAATNNFDQTSLLGKGGFGNVYLGEIDSGTMVAIKRGNPTSEQGVHEFQTEIEMLSKLRHRHLVSLIGYCDDMNEMILVYDYMANGTLREHLYNTKKPALSWKKRLEICIGAARGLHYLHTGAKHTIIHRDVKTTNILLDDKLVAKVSDFGLSKTSPNVDNTHVSTVVKGSFGYLDPEYFRRQQLTEKSDVYSFGVVLFEVLCARPALSPSLPKEQVSLADWALHSQKKGILGQIIDPYLQGKISPQCFMKFAETAEKCVADHSIDRPSMADVLWNLEFALQLQESAEDSSSVTDGTSSNTSPLTILRLHSDEPTTDTTTTTSTSMSMTGRSLASVDSDGLTPSSVFSQLMHPGGR; this is translated from the coding sequence ATGGCACACCCAACCTTGTCAGCTACCCTCAGATGCCTCACACTGCTATGCATCTTGGCACTTGCCGTGGCGGCTGACAACAATACCATTGGCTCTGGCCAGATACGCTTGGATTGTGGAGCAACAAGCCCAACAGGCCCAGATGCTGATGGCCGGAGCTGGGACAGCGACACCAATTCCAAGTTTGCGCCTGCACTGAAAGGAATTGCAGCAACTGCTTCATACCAGGACTCTTCACTACCATCCGCTACGCCTTACATGACTGCTCGCATCTTCACCTCAAATTACACCTATTCCTTTCCTGTTAGTCCTGGCTGCATGTTCGTGCGCCTCTACTTCTATCCTACCAATTACGTTAGCAACCATGCTGCTGCAGATGCTTACTTTGGTGTCACAGCCGGCAATCTGACCCTTTTATATGACTTCAATGCCTCCCAAACTGCTGCGGCAGTTACTCCAGTTAGTGTCGCCTTCTTTGTTCGTGAATACTACATAAACGTTACTGAAGGCAGCCTAAACCTCACTTTCTCCCCATCCACACACCACAATGGCTCTTATGCATTCATCAACGGGATCGAAATTGTGCCCACACCTGACCTCTTCACAACACCAAAACCAACACTAGTCAATGGAGGAAACATGGATCTTGCTGGAACGGGGTTCCAAACAATGTACCGGCTTAATGTAGGAGGCCAGGCCATCCCACCACAAGGAGATGTTGACTTCTACCGTTCATGGGGAGACGACAGTTTTTACATATATGCTTCTGATTATGGTGTGACTTTTGGGAAAGACAACAATCTTACAATCACGTATACACCCAGTGTACCAAACTACACTGCACCATTTAATGTCTATGCAACTGCTCGCTCTATGGGGCCAAATGCCCAGATCAACCTGAACCACAATCTTACATGGATTTTACCTGTTGATGCTGGGTTCTACTACCTCCTAAGGTTCCATTTCTGTGAGATCCAGTATCCGATAACAAAGGTGAATCAGAGGTCATTCTTCATCTACATCAACAATCAGACAGCACAACAGCAAATGGATGTCATCGCGTTTAGCGGAGGAATTGGCAACACAGTGTACAGAGATTATGTTACCATCACAGCTGGTTCTGGTCAGACGGATTTATGGGTTGCCCTCCACCCAGATCTTTCGACGAGACCTGAGTACTTCGATGCAATATTGAATGGTCTGGAGGTCTTCAAGCTGCAGAATTATGGAAACAATAGTCTTAATGGGCTCAACCCTCCCCTTCCATCTGTTGAAACTAATAATGGGAAATCTAGTGGCAGAAACAAAAGTTCTGTGCCGGCAATCGTTGGTGGAGCTGTTGGTGGTTTTGCTGCGCTGCTCATTGCCTTTATTGGTGTGTGCATCATCTGCAGAAGAAAGGAGGTAGCAAAGGAATCTGGGAAACCCGATGATGGCCAGTGGACTCCTCTCACTGATTACAGCAAGTCACGGTCAAACACCTCAGGGAAGACAACAACTACAGGGAGCCGTACATCAACATTGCCATCTAATCTTTGCCGCCACTTCTCATTTGGTGAAATCCAGGCAGCCACcaataattttgatcaaacctCGCTCCTCGGCAAAGGTGGTTTTGGAAATGTGTACCTTGGAGAGATAGATAGTGGCACAATGGTGGCAATCAAGCGTGGTAACCCAACGTCTGAGCAGGGTGTGCACGAGTTCCAGACTGAGATTGAGATGTTGTCGAAGCTCCGACACCGTCACCTTGTGTCGCTGATTGGGTATTGCGATGATATGAATGAGATGATTCTAGTGTATGATTACATGGCCAATGGGACTCTGAGGGAGCACTTGTACAACACCAAGAAGCCAGCACTCTCCTGGAAGAAGCGGCTTGAGATATGTATCGGTGCCGCTCGGGGACTGCATTACCTGCACACAGGTGCAAAGCATACCATCATACACAGAGATGTCAAGACCACCAACATTTTGTTGGATGACAAATTGGTTGCTAAGGTTTCTGACTTTGGGCTGTCAAAGACTAGTCCAAATGTCGATAACACCCATGTGAGCACGGTTGTGAAGGGAAGCTTTGGATACCTTGACCCTGAGTACTTCCGACGGCAGCAGCTCACTGAGAAATCTGATGTCTACTCATTTGGAGTCGTGCTGTTTGAGGTCCTCTGTGCACGCCCTGCCCTGAGCCCCTCGCTTCCAAAGGAGCAAGTGAGCCTCGCCGACTGGGCACTGCACTCCCAGAAGAAAGGCATTCTTGGGCAGATCATCGACCCATATCTGCAAGGGAAAATCTCTCCCCAATGTTTCATGAAGTTCGCGGAGACCGCAGAGAAGTGTGTGGCTGATCACAGCATCGATAGACCATCTATGGCCGATGTCCTCTGGAACCTTGAATTTGCACTCCAGCTGCAGGAGAGTGCGGAGGACAGTAGCAGCGTCACCGACGGGACATCTTCAAACACGTCTCCACTTACCATCCTCAGGCTTCACTCGGATGAACCAACGAcagacaccaccaccaccacatcaACGAGTATGAGCATGACAGGACGGAGCCTCGCAAGTGTGGATTCAGATGGGCTGACCCCAAGCAGTGTCTTCTCGCAGCTCATGCATCCAGGTGGCAGATGA